One genomic window of Phoenix dactylifera cultivar Barhee BC4 chromosome 6, palm_55x_up_171113_PBpolish2nd_filt_p, whole genome shotgun sequence includes the following:
- the LOC103707564 gene encoding nuclear transcription factor Y subunit B-3-like: MADSDNESGGPNNSNAAGSSEFSSPREQDRFLPIANVSRIMKKALPANAKISKDAKETVQECVSEFISFITGEASDKCQREKRKTINGDDLLWAMTTLGFEEYVEPLKAYLQKFREMEGEKGSSSSSQPQHKEGGSGGAIGNSGGSGIGMYGGGGGMMMMAPQMYGSPPSYHHQMSMGGKGSMGSGGGGGGGAGGNSTSSSAGLGRQGRV, from the coding sequence ATGGCGGATTCGGATAACGAGTCGGGAGGGCCGAACAACAGCAATGCGGCGGGGAGCAGCGAGTTCTCGTCGCCGAGGGAGCAGGATCGCTTCCTGCCGATCGCGAACGTGAGCCGGATCATGAAGAAGGCCCTCCCGGCGAACGCCAAGATCTCCAAGGACGCCAAGGAGACGGTCCAGGAGTGCGTCTCCGAGTTCATCAGCTTCATCACCGGCGAGGCCTCCGACAAGTGCCAGCGGGAGAAGCGCAAGACCATCAACGGCGACGACCTTCTCTGGGCCATGACCACCCTCGGCTTCGAGGAGTACGTCGAGCCCCTCAAGGCCTACCTCCAGAAGTTCCGGGAGATGGAGGGCGAGAAGGGCAGCTCCTCCTCGTCGCAACCCCAGCACAAGGAAGGAGGTAGCGGCGGCGCTATCGGTAACAGCGGTGGCAGCGGTATCGGAATGTACGGTGGTGGTGgagggatgatgatgatggcgCCGCAGATGTATGGCTCGCCGCCGTCGTATCACCATCAGATGTCAATGGGTGGGAAAGGCAGTATGGGCagtggtggcggcggcggcggcggcgccggTGGGAATTCTACCTCTTCTTCAGCTGGCCTTGGAAGGCAGGGCAGGGTATGA